A section of the Primulina eburnea isolate SZY01 chromosome 1, ASM2296580v1, whole genome shotgun sequence genome encodes:
- the LOC140830173 gene encoding protein STRUBBELIG-RECEPTOR FAMILY 7-like, producing MRRKVEEGAMAVAILLIGILLLGLRCSNAATDPSDVSALNVMYSGLHSPQQLTKWILSGGDPCGDSWKGIKCSGTRVIEIKLSGLGLSGDLGYQLASLTSVTTFDVSNNNLGSSFPYFLPPNAEQLNLAGCRLNGHLSYYISQMSSLKSIDVSHNQLQELTVDFSKLSALSTLDLSFNAFTGDLPQSFQALTSITDMYLQDNQFNGTIDVLSNLPLENLNVENNHFSGWIPEQLKGINLHSKGNSWNSGPAPPPPPGTPPASRPNRNHNSGGTGGSSTAGSKSGIGSGAIAGIVVSVLIVGAVVAFFIIRRRSRRSAMDIEKLDRPFSPLASQEAQGTFQSAEMKPVQTSSSASMKIFETPAVINLRPPPADRSKSFDESDATAKPIVPIKRVSTSSINAKLYSVADLQVATGSFSVENLIGEGSVGQVYQAQLDDEKVVAVKKINSSALPNSKDFLEIVLDISRLNHPNVTELLGYCFEHGQHLLVHEFYKNGSLHEFLHLSDEYVKPISWNNRVKIALGTARALEYLHEVCSPSIVHKNFKSSNILLDAELNPHLSDCGLAENLIYKPDQASGYLAPEVSLSGQYTVKSDVYSFGVVMLELVTGRKPFDSSRPRSEKSLAQWATPLLHDIDALSKMVDPALKGLFPVKSLSRFADAIALCVQPEPEFRPPMSEVVEALVRLVQRSNMSKRTFGNEGTSRGETEDS from the exons ATGAGAAGAAAGGTGGAGGAGGGGGCCATGGCGGTGGCGATTCTGTTAATTGGCATTCTACTTTTGGGGCTGAGATGCTCCAATGCGGCTACAGATCCATCCGATG TCTCTgctctcaatgtcatgtatagTGGTTTGCATTCACCACAGCAACTCACGAAATGGATCTTGAGTGGAGGAGATCCTTGTGGAGATTCTTGGAAGGGGATTAAATGCTCCGGAACTAGAGTCATCGAAAT AAAGTTATCGGGGCTTGGTCTATCTGGGGATCTGGGATACCAGTTAGCAAGTTTGACATCAGTTACTACTTT TGATGTCAGTAACAATAATCTCGGAAGCAGCTTTCCTTATTTTCTTCCTCCAAATGCGGAACAATT AAACCTTGCAGGCTGCAGACTTAATGGTCACCTTTCCTATTATATATCGCAAATGTCTTCCTTAAAATCCAT TGATGTAAGTCACAATCAACTCCAGGAACTGACTGTAGACTTCAGCAAGCTTTCTGCTCTCTCCACATT GGATCTTTCTTTTAATGCCTTTACAGGCGATCTTCCTCAAAGTTTCCAAGCACTGACAAGCATCACTGATAT GTATTTGCAAGACAATCAGTTTAATGGAACCATTGACGTCCTTTCGAATCTTCCACTTGAGAACTT gaatgttgaaaataatcattttagtgGATGGATTCCAGAGCAGTTGAAAGGCATAAACTTGCA TTCAAAAGGTAATTCTTGGAACTCTGGGCCTGCACCTCCTCCTCCACCTGGTACTCCTCCTGCCAGCAGGCCCAACAGAAACCACAATTCTGGAGGCACTGGTGGGTCGTCTACTGCTGGTAGCAAATCTGGTATAGGTTCTGGTGCCATTGCTGGAATTGTTGTATCGGTTTTGATTGTTGGAGCAGTTGTAGCATTCTTCATCATAAGAAGAAGGTCCAGAAGGTCAGCCATGGACATTGAGAAACTTGATCGGCCTTTCAGTCCTCTTGCTTCACAGGAAGCTCAAGGAACCTTCCAGTCTGCAGAGATGAAGCCTGTTCAAACTTCATCCTCAGCCAGCATGAAAATTTTCGAGACTCCTGCAGTGATAAACCTCAGACCTCCTCCTGCTGATCGTTCTAAATCATTTGACGAATCTGATGCCACGGCAAAGCCCATTGTTCCGATCAAGAGAGTCAGTACATCTTCAATAAATGCTAAATTATATTCAGTAGCTGACTTGCAAGTTGCTACTGGCAGTTTCAGCGTGGAAAATCTTATCGGAGAGGGATCAGTTGGACAAGTTTATCAAGCACAATTGGATGACGAAAAG GTAGTTGCtgtgaaaaaaataaattcatctgCTTTGCCCAATTCCAAAGATTTTCTGGAAATTGTGTTGGATATTTCGAGGTTGAATCATCCTAATGTAACTGAATTACTGGGGTATTGCTTTGAACATGGACAACACCTCCTCGTTCACGAGTTTTATAAAAATGGATCTCTACATGAATTTCTGCATCTCTCTGATGAATATGTTAAGCCAATATCATGGAACAATCGTGTCAAGATTGCGTTAGGGACTGCAAGAGCACTTGA GTACCTACATGAAGTTTGTTCACCATCGATCgttcataaaaatttcaaatcatcAAACATATTACTTGACGCGGAGCTCAATCCTCACCTTTCAGATTGTGGATTAGCCGAAAATCTTATTTATAAACCAGATCAg GCATCTGGCTACCTTGCCCCTGAGGTTTCCTTATCTGGTCAGTATACTGTAAAGAGTGATGTATATAGTTTTGGGGTCGTGATGTTAGAACTTGTTACGGGACGCAAACCCTTTGATAG CTCGAGGCCGAGATCTGAGAAATCATTAGCTCAATGGGCAACACCCCTGCTCCATGATATCGATGCTCTCTCTAAGATGGTTGATCCGGCTTTGAAAGGGCTTTTCCCTGTCAAATCTCTCTCACGTTTTGCAGACGCAATTGCTCTCTGTGTCCAG CCTGAGCCGGAGTTCAGGCCTCCAATGTCAGAAGTGGTTGAAGCTTTGGTTCGGCTAGTACAACGATCAAACATGAGCAAGAGAACTTTCGGAAACGAAGGGACCTCTCGAGGTGAAACTGAGGACAGTTGA
- the LOC140830180 gene encoding uncharacterized protein, whose protein sequence is MPFLDIAISQPCSCFHNNVFTSRSESSFHSKLVIDNDRQLASSLSWKSIISTKKVGKNVNLGRIEVCRVGLTVKAVAALEITNRACKNEELKQYRNTLKMDIDSIRPNAYVCEPQASGEDSTEVDERERLRRNRISKANKGNTPWNKGKKHSPETIQRIKERTRMAMQDPKIKMKLFNLGHAQSEETRIKIGVGVRVGWERRREKLMLQETCYYEWKNLIAAASREGLLGEEELQWDSYKILKKQYEEEWHQGVELRKNMSRPKGSRRAPKSSEQKRKIAAAIAAKWADPEYRDRVCSGLAKFHGTPEGVERKPRKKPSIDEQTRKTSMKKKVESDDLAKHETKDQRIRLKKSSTPLYKDPFASSKLEMLKNIRAQRVAAMNKKSEAISRAKLLIAEAEKAATALEIASKSSTLAQASLLESREIISEAISFIKLMENGDPVPCELSTTELLLQQPDTNTQILSSSDSEAETFSLNAIALSDTVNGNAANSCYDDLVKAGENSRQTSYDGFLPQESVNNVNCTNAIMNFADPKRTPNGIASHGKISLLNGVKKNIQSGKAEDPIKQVKKTKIWVCGRLLEVEEQT, encoded by the exons ATGCCTTTTTTAG ATATTGCCATTTCACAACCTTGTTCTTGTTTCCACAACAACGTATTTACATCTCGTTCTGAAAGCAGCTTTCACAGTAAATTAGTAATAGACAATGATAGGCAATTGGCATCTTCGCTTTCTTGGAAAAGTATTATTAGCACTAAAAAAGTGGGTAAGAACGTTAATTTGGGGAGAATTGAGGTATGCCGAGTTGGGCTGACTGTAAAGGCTGTTGCCGCCCTTGAGATAACCAATAGAGCTTGCAAAAATGAAGAGTTGAAACAGTACCGGAACACCTTGAAGATGGATATTGATTCAATAAGACCAAATGCTTATGTGTGTGAACCCCAAGCTTCTGGTGAAGACTCTACTGAGGTGGACGAGAGAGAGAGGCTGAGACGGAATAGAATTTCCAAAGCAAACAAAGGGAACACGCCTTGGAACAAAGGCAAGAAGCACAGTCCAG AAACCATTCAGAGGATCAAAGAGAGAACCAGGATGGCCATGCAAGATCCTAAG ATTAAGATGAAGCTGTTTAACTTGGGACACGCTCAAAG TGAAGAAACAAGGATAAAAATCGGAGTGGGTGTTCGAGTTGGGTGGGAAAGACGACGTGAAAAATTGATGCTGCAGGAGACGTGCTACTATGAGTGGAAAAATTTAATTGCTGCAGCTTCCAGAGAGGGTCTTCTTGGTGAGGAAGAATTGCAATGGGATTCATACAAGATTTTGAAGAAGCAGTATGAGGAAGAATGGCACCAGGGTGTCGAACTTAGAAAAAATATGTCGAGACCCAAAGGGAGCAGAAGGGCACCCAAGTCTTCTGAACAAAAGAGGAAGATAGCTGCAGCCATTGCTGCCAAGTGGGCAGATCCT GAATACCGTGACCGCGTTTGCTCAGGGCTGGCTAAATTTCATGGGACACCTGAAGGGGTAGAAAGAAAGCCCCGAAAAAAGCCAAGTATTGATGAGCAGACTCGAAAAACAAGTATGAAGAAGAAAGTTGAGTCTGATGATCTTGCAAAGCATGAGACAAAGGACCAAAGAATTAGATTGAAGAAAAGCAGTACTCCACTTTACAAAGATCCTTTTGCAAGTTCCAAATTGGAGATGCTAAAAAATATCAGGGCACAAAGAGTTGCCGCAATGAACAAAAAAAGTGAAGCCATTTCTAGAGCAAA GTTACTGATTGCTGAAGCTGAGAAGGCTGCTACTGCCCTGGAAATAGCCTCCAAAAGTAGCACTCTTGCTCAGGCTTCCCTATTGGAAAGCAGGGAGATAATATCTGAGGCAATATCTTTCATCAAATTGATGGAGAATGGAGATCCGGTCCCATGTGAGCTTTCAACAACCGAACTGTTGCTTCAGCAGCCAGACACAAATACTCAAATATTGTCATCAAGTGATAGTGAAGCTGAAACTTTTAGTTTAAATGCGATTGCTCTGTCAGATACAGTGAATGGAAATGCTGCAAATTCATGTTATGATGATTTGGTCAAAGCTGGTGAAAACTCTCGCCAGACGAGTTATGATGGTTTCCTTCCCCAAGAATCAGTTAACAATGTGAATTGCACAAATGCAATAATGAATTTTGCTGATCCTAAACGGACTCCAAATGGGATTGCAAGCCATGGGAAGATTTCTTTACTGAATGGAGTAAAGAAAAACATACAATCTGGTAAAGCTGAAGATCCCATAAAACAAGTGAAAAAGACCAAGATATGGGTGTGTGGAAGACTGCTTGAGGTTGAGGAGCAAACATAA